One part of the Rhodothermales bacterium genome encodes these proteins:
- a CDS encoding sugar phosphate isomerase/epimerase family protein yields the protein MLLSGIADEAGTDLATQIRAHRTLGWAYIDLRNVDGAQFTTLDDAAFDAVCGRLADAGLKVSSFASGIANWACRIDDPFEDSVATLNRAIPRMRRLDCRYIRVMSYPNAGLPEPAWRDEAVRRMKALGRIAEDAGIVITVENCDGWASTSPGNYARFFELVDSPAVKAVYDTGNPASHGHTNTWDWYLHAKPHIAYIHIKDHTGPTADGAGEHVWPDAGIGCVSETLRDLAAGGYDGFVSIEPHLETVIHEGKGITRAEAAFAAYVEYGRRVAALVGEATSPPAT from the coding sequence ATGCTTCTCTCAGGCATTGCCGACGAAGCCGGCACCGACCTCGCAACGCAGATCCGCGCGCACCGGACGCTCGGCTGGGCGTACATCGACCTCCGCAACGTCGACGGGGCGCAGTTCACGACGCTCGACGACGCGGCGTTCGACGCCGTCTGCGGCCGGCTCGCGGACGCCGGCCTGAAGGTATCCAGCTTCGCCTCGGGCATCGCCAACTGGGCCTGCCGGATCGACGACCCGTTTGAGGATTCGGTGGCGACGCTGAACAGGGCAATCCCGAGGATGCGCCGGCTGGATTGCCGCTACATCCGGGTGATGAGTTATCCCAACGCCGGCCTGCCCGAGCCGGCCTGGCGCGACGAGGCCGTCCGGCGGATGAAGGCGCTCGGCCGCATCGCCGAGGACGCCGGCATCGTCATCACGGTGGAGAACTGCGACGGCTGGGCGAGCACGTCGCCCGGGAACTACGCGCGGTTTTTCGAGCTGGTGGATTCGCCGGCCGTGAAGGCGGTTTACGACACCGGCAACCCGGCCTCGCACGGGCACACGAACACGTGGGACTGGTATCTCCATGCGAAGCCGCACATCGCCTACATCCACATCAAGGACCACACAGGGCCCACGGCGGACGGCGCCGGCGAGCACGTCTGGCCCGACGCCGGGATCGGCTGCGTGTCCGAGACCCTGCGCGACCTCGCGGCCGGCGGGTACGACGGGTTCGTCTCCATCGAACCGCATCTGGAGACGGTCATCCACGAAGGAAAAGGCATCACCCGGGCCGAGGCGGCCTTCGCGGCGTACGTCGAGTACGGCCGGCGCGTCGCGGCGCTGGTCGGCGAGGCTACCTCACCACCAGCAACTTGA
- a CDS encoding T9SS type A sorting domain-containing protein produces MKSQTPIFLALLLVLSSAPGPTVAAQDASKASASPPFNGTIFLDSTIIVAADPTAFQRLSYAGQGMRTMFDRRVNNWITANAFLYDAVFRRSNGVDSFVVEIQVNPEFGTPEAAQVQAEVFAPVIGRLPEALRTDLETVWIHMGTQPFGGGNNNLLIHVGQADAYRAAGILEETLVHEASHTSLDAYHAAAPGWVAAQQADGDFISTYARDNPTREDIAETFLTYLAVRIRPEQISTSLYDTIQATVPNRIAYFDSLKLDMYPMLGLALDTERDPLPGRQGRLENYPNPFRDETTIRLELERPGFARMTVFDALGREVDRLMAGIYPAGVYEMPWHAAGQPPGLYLGRLEEGGASRTLKLLVVR; encoded by the coding sequence ATGAAATCTCAAACTCCGATTTTCCTCGCCCTGCTGCTCGTTTTGTCGAGTGCGCCAGGCCCGACGGTCGCCGCCCAGGATGCCTCGAAGGCGTCCGCGTCGCCGCCGTTCAACGGCACCATCTTCCTCGATTCGACGATCATCGTCGCCGCCGATCCGACGGCCTTCCAGCGGCTCTCGTACGCCGGCCAGGGGATGCGCACCATGTTCGACCGGCGCGTCAACAACTGGATAACGGCCAACGCCTTCCTGTACGACGCGGTCTTTCGGCGCAGCAACGGGGTGGACAGCTTTGTCGTCGAGATCCAGGTGAACCCGGAGTTCGGGACGCCCGAGGCGGCGCAGGTCCAGGCTGAGGTCTTTGCGCCGGTGATCGGACGGCTGCCCGAGGCGCTCCGGACGGATCTCGAAACCGTCTGGATCCACATGGGGACGCAGCCGTTCGGCGGCGGCAACAACAACCTGCTGATCCATGTCGGCCAGGCGGATGCCTACCGGGCCGCCGGGATTCTGGAGGAGACGCTCGTCCACGAAGCCTCCCACACCTCGCTGGATGCCTATCATGCCGCCGCTCCCGGCTGGGTGGCCGCGCAGCAGGCCGACGGCGACTTCATCTCCACCTACGCGCGCGATAACCCGACGCGCGAGGACATCGCCGAGACCTTCCTGACCTATCTCGCCGTCCGCATTCGCCCCGAACAGATCAGCACCTCGCTGTACGACACGATCCAGGCTACCGTGCCGAACCGCATCGCGTACTTCGACAGCCTCAAACTGGATATGTATCCGATGCTCGGGCTCGCACTCGATACGGAGCGCGACCCGCTGCCGGGGCGTCAGGGGAGGTTGGAAAACTACCCCAATCCCTTCCGGGACGAGACCACGATTCGACTCGAACTGGAGCGCCCCGGATTTGCGCGGATGACGGTGTTCGACGCGCTCGGCCGGGAAGTCGACCGGCTGATGGCCGGCATCTATCCCGCCGGCGTTTATGAAATGCCCTGGCACGCGGCCGGGCAGCCGCCGGGGCTTTACCTGGGCCGTCTGGAGGAAGGAGGCGCGTCGCGAACCCTCAAGTTGCTGGTGGTGAGGTAG
- a CDS encoding damage-control phosphatase ARMT1 family protein yields the protein MDVPPPLRGTDPDSFARSTVTTRLAGLARRALLNAALPADAAPAIEALAAELPHAPIRHLEDPLAPDLDAWRALVEPHAGASWLEAPWLFAEFYLFRRVLEATGFFGTGGGRGIDPYAPDKRASLGLSEPLLQRLPDTLAPDAPVTRRGVIDAFKAALWGNQADLSLWQAGEGPGHERIDRDGQLLADHTSRAADWLLGAASPIDIGLMADNAGEEFTMDLVLADILLRLPRPARMTLHVKAFPTYVSDVTPADVDDTLAHLRRAALPAARRLAERLDAALAEGRLTVRADAAWAQPYPFRRLPDAPRAQLDRHDFLIFKGDANYRRLLDDSHWPATTPFESVVTYFANPILALRTCKAEVIAGLDADRVEQLTAIDPSWKVNGRWAVAQASGLPADVPPNRRRIA from the coding sequence ATGGATGTGCCGCCGCCGCTCCGGGGAACGGACCCCGATTCCTTCGCCCGCTCGACCGTCACGACGCGTCTCGCCGGCCTGGCCCGGCGCGCCCTTCTGAACGCGGCGCTGCCGGCGGACGCCGCGCCGGCCATCGAAGCGCTCGCCGCCGAGCTGCCGCACGCCCCGATCCGCCACCTCGAGGATCCGCTCGCGCCCGACCTCGACGCGTGGCGCGCCCTGGTCGAGCCCCATGCCGGCGCCTCGTGGCTGGAAGCGCCCTGGCTCTTCGCCGAGTTCTACCTGTTCCGCCGCGTGCTCGAAGCGACCGGTTTTTTCGGTACCGGCGGCGGGCGCGGCATCGATCCCTACGCGCCCGACAAGCGCGCGAGCCTCGGCCTGTCCGAGCCCCTCCTGCAGCGCCTCCCGGACACCCTCGCGCCGGACGCCCCCGTGACGCGGCGCGGCGTCATCGATGCGTTCAAGGCGGCGCTGTGGGGCAACCAGGCCGACCTGAGCCTCTGGCAGGCAGGCGAAGGCCCCGGGCACGAACGGATCGACCGGGATGGGCAGCTGCTGGCGGATCACACGTCGCGCGCGGCGGACTGGCTGCTCGGGGCCGCCTCGCCGATCGATATCGGCTTGATGGCGGACAACGCCGGCGAGGAGTTCACCATGGATCTGGTGCTCGCCGACATCCTGCTGCGGCTGCCGCGGCCGGCGCGGATGACGCTCCACGTCAAGGCGTTTCCCACGTACGTGTCGGATGTGACCCCCGCCGATGTCGACGACACGCTCGCGCATCTCCGCCGCGCCGCCCTGCCCGCCGCGCGGCGGCTGGCGGAGCGCCTGGATGCCGCCCTCGCCGAGGGCCGGCTCACCGTCCGGGCGGACGCCGCGTGGGCCCAGCCCTATCCGTTCCGCCGTCTGCCCGATGCCCCGCGCGCCCAGCTCGACCGGCACGACTTCCTCATCTTCAAGGGCGACGCGAATTACCGGCGCTTGCTGGACGACAGCCACTGGCCGGCGACGACGCCCTTTGAATCGGTGGTGACGTATTTCGCCAACCCCATCCTGGCGCTGCGGACCTGCAAGGCCGAGGTCATCGCCGGGCTCGACGCCGACCGGGTGGAGCAGCTTACGGCGATCGACCCGTCCTGGAAGGTGAACGGACGCTGGGCGGTGGCGCAGGCGTCCGGTTTGCCGGCCGACGTTCCGCCGAACCGCCGCCGCATTGCTTGA
- a CDS encoding winged helix-turn-helix domain-containing protein, whose product MKVAGVVVTSAATLEVAKQAFVGIDEPWLTVIKVGALMLVEGAFIVSWLAIDTQHNAPMPMKIAWAVTLVVIYVALLVIALEHGEGAAGWAFRFVLAVMIGRSIYEAGMYELLKNHKKAERDIRSSFVVRRVGRQLAKKDAIKALNMESIQSNYARELGSEVARAKLEAEHEAALIDVKLMRERLLASVHAKDNLARKKFQAQLAAENRSAQYQLDSAKNGSLMPHAPASNGAASHTNGQASQEVNQEVAGDDSEDSNLANKKERLKDMLLWALMENPNHSKQALSAHVGASPGTIRKYLDELLDEGKLRTTNKTRSGFMVVQGDAMMN is encoded by the coding sequence ATGAAAGTCGCGGGTGTGGTCGTCACGTCGGCCGCCACCCTCGAAGTAGCCAAACAGGCGTTTGTCGGCATCGACGAGCCGTGGCTGACCGTGATCAAGGTAGGCGCCCTGATGCTCGTGGAAGGCGCATTTATCGTCTCCTGGCTCGCGATCGACACCCAGCACAACGCGCCCATGCCGATGAAGATCGCCTGGGCCGTGACGCTCGTGGTCATCTACGTCGCCCTGCTCGTCATCGCCCTGGAACACGGCGAAGGCGCCGCCGGCTGGGCGTTCCGCTTCGTACTCGCCGTCATGATCGGCCGAAGCATCTACGAGGCCGGGATGTACGAGCTGCTCAAGAACCACAAGAAGGCCGAACGCGATATACGCAGCAGCTTCGTCGTGCGCCGCGTGGGCCGGCAGCTCGCCAAGAAGGACGCCATCAAGGCGCTGAACATGGAGAGCATCCAGTCCAACTACGCCCGCGAACTGGGCAGCGAGGTCGCCCGCGCCAAACTCGAAGCCGAACACGAAGCGGCGCTGATCGATGTGAAGCTGATGCGCGAGCGCCTGCTCGCGAGCGTTCACGCCAAGGACAACCTGGCGCGCAAGAAATTCCAGGCCCAGCTGGCCGCCGAAAACCGGAGCGCCCAGTATCAGCTGGATTCCGCCAAAAACGGCTCCCTGATGCCGCATGCGCCGGCGAGCAACGGCGCCGCATCACACACCAATGGACAGGCTTCGCAGGAAGTCAACCAGGAAGTGGCCGGCGACGACAGCGAGGACAGCAACCTCGCCAACAAAAAGGAGCGCCTCAAAGACATGCTGCTCTGGGCGCTGATGGAAAACCCGAATCACTCCAAGCAGGCGCTCAGCGCCCACGTCGGCGCGTCGCCAGGCACCATCCGCAAATACCTCGACGAGCTGCTCGATGAAGGCAAGCTCCGCACGACCAACAAGACCCGCTCGGGCTTCATGGTCGTGCAGGGCGATGCGATGATGAATTGA